In Lytechinus pictus isolate F3 Inbred chromosome 13, Lp3.0, whole genome shotgun sequence, the DNA window TGGAATATCTGATGATGATCTATTCAATATGGAATATACTGATTAAGTCTCAGAAATAGAATATTCACACAGGGGCGACGCGAGAATTTTTAGATAAGGGCGAGGCGGCAAGACGAAcataattatgacgtcatagttttttctcaattgaataGGAATGTTGAATTAAACGACCAAATACACTATTTGTATGCAGCTCTCctttatcttttcttctttttcactacttgaaaaatcacAGGAGCAGTCGTCCCTGCTCCCCTCATGTGCccctatatataaaaaattttaacTGATCGTCGGATGCACACAGAGCTTGTTTAGCCAaagtattttatatattattcaaaGTATTCTATAAATCACACATGTAGTCGCATTATGTATTTATGTGGTAGAAATTATTACACTTTCCTGTACGCAAATAAATATgccaataaacatgataaattggcAGCTGAAAAGTTGCGCAATTATGCTGTCACGAGAACAGACAATGTGACTTGTGAATATCACTTGTAATTAGTTTGGCCACACCTCACATGCCTCAACTTTCCATTGCAAATGATAACATACATGGGTAAGGCCAGGTTCGTGAAATGTGGTGGTAtaaactttttattattattatattcattcatgaaaacatttctttttgtaatttcaaataCCTGCCCcattaattcttattttacagatGGCGCTATGTTATTACGTTGAGAcattacattttcaaaatggctTAAATGTCTACCACAACCAGACAACGAGGAATGGCAACAAATTTCTTgacttttcttttcttactttctcCTTACCTGTTCATTGTTTCAATTAGATTTCATAGCACAATACTCGATATGCGAGGATGACACTCTCATCGAATTCTTCCCAATATTTTGTAcccttttttcttatttttttgacTTGCTACCAATCTGAATTAAACCAGGAATCATGCTATAAAAAGCGATAACTTGATGAACAACAAGAGTCTTTTCAACCTCGTCCCACCCCTCTCCCTTCACATTTGttcttataatttttatttcgtGAATTAGATTATTATACTGAATTATCATTTTCACCAATTTcccttattcttttcttttgctaCAGATCTTACGAATAACGGTTTAATGCAGAAACGAAGACCATGCCAACACTTGTGTCCGTGAAATTCTCAACTCGATCTGTGCCGAGGAAAACCTTAGCCCGGGAATCGTGATAAATTGTTGCAATTTAATCAACATAAGTGTACGCTCCGACAGAATATCGTGGCATGGCATTGTTAGCATCAGGACAGTCCGGtcgaaataaagataaatagttTGGAAACAAGAGTGAAAGATAAAGTTCATGTTAAACTTTGAGGAGGAAGTTGGAGGCCATCACCACGGGCCTCTTTTAGCAACACGAGAGGACAGGCTTGATAACGGAAAGTTAGAGTTCCGACATATCTCCACTGATAGTGGCTACGTGCTTGGTTGAAAATGGAACAATTTTATCAACCCATAAACCCAACGGGCCAATCCTTGAATGTAAGCAAAGGAGGCACCGAGGAGGTCGAGTTCGAGTTTTCGACGGCCAGTCACCGGGTTCTACTTGCTTCGCTTCTACTCGTTATATCCATCGTCAGTTTCCTTGGCAACGCCCTGGTCATCCTCGCCGTCGGGCTCTCCAGGCGATTGCAGACGACCACCAATGTCTTCGTCATCAACCTTGCCGTGGCCGACATCGCCATCACTGTGCTGTTGTGGTTCCACGTCGCCACACTGTTAACATTCCAAGGTATGCCATTCGCTGAGCTTGTCTGCATGGCCGTTGCTGCACTGTCGTTGATTTGCCTCGGGACCAGCGCATTATCGCTAACCCTGATCGCCTTTAATCGATACTTTTTAATCACCCACAAACCAACATCGTACATCAAGATCTACACACCTCTGAATATCATCTTCATGGTAATATTTTCGTGGTTATATCCTGTACTGATCATTATCATTGGAACCCAGACTGGACTTGGAGATCTGGGCTATTCGCATAAGTATAAAGTATGTACGCAGGATACATCACATGAGAATGCGGACTACTTGAGTCTTCTGGGAGGACTCTCTGTTCTAACCCCAGCGGTTCTGCTGATACTT includes these proteins:
- the LOC129275047 gene encoding G-protein coupled receptor moody-like translates to MEQFYQPINPTGQSLNVSKGGTEEVEFEFSTASHRVLLASLLLVISIVSFLGNALVILAVGLSRRLQTTTNVFVINLAVADIAITVLLWFHVATLLTFQGMPFAELVCMAVAALSLICLGTSALSLTLIAFNRYFLITHKPTSYIKIYTPLNIIFMVIFSWLYPVLIIIIGTQTGLGDLGYSHKYKVCTQDTSHENADYLSLLGGLSVLTPAVLLILACYAKIYYHVTSHNRQLYRSRSIDGMSDITCTTGAVSPDQRRLSRSPHQMGDPVLHNESSANSNDYENQNGAVNGLATVLSLEKKRAKKVRRQQVEITKNLFLVICAFLLCVLPATIGSLIPSSDPAIPWITLILVFNSCINPFIYASRHPNFKTVFKSILSCRLASVPEGSWRTKRSRSRFSRQRSFRV